A DNA window from Zingiber officinale cultivar Zhangliang chromosome 3A, Zo_v1.1, whole genome shotgun sequence contains the following coding sequences:
- the LOC122050881 gene encoding formin-like protein 2, with the protein MEIEIEIKTEKEIEIEIEMGGEGIDGGGGQHGPVAAGTTRGKPFSQKLPRPDPGKQKWIRIEPLALALLATATFAFLGHRRRQLRYLSDPHPSFRAACESPSISAAASNNASVNGRTAAAPVEDGRSEDTLDGCGKLYSPGLRPLPPPPRHFQHWDGEAEETGTSEEEFLSPRGSLIEKESYGRASSSWRTISAAAAEECGSRSSSRSTPPYPSSNLDASPRSWPVTSSPRVRSSSGHYGSKCR; encoded by the exons ATGGAGATCGAAATCGAGATCAAGACGGAGAAGGAGATCGAGATCGAGATTGAGATGGGAGGAGAGGGGATCGATGGCGGCGG AGGGCAGCATGGGCCAGTGGCCGCAGGCACAACACGTGGAAAGCCATTTTCCCAAAAACTTCCGAGGCCAGATCCTGGTAAACAAAAGTGGATCAGGATTGAACCACTCGCCCTCGCACTCCTCGCTACTGCTACGTTTGCCTTTCTAGGGCATCGCCGCCGGCAGCTGCGATATTTATCCGACCCGCATCCTTCCTTCCGAGCTGCCTGCGAGTCTCCCTCTATCTCCGCTGCTGCTAGTAACAACGCTTCTGTTAACGGCCGGACCGCCGCTGCCCCCGTCGAAGACGGTCGTTCTGAGGACACGCTGGACGGATGCGGAAAGCTGTATTCGCCGGGGCTCCGACCGCTTCCACCGCCGCCCCGCCATTTTCAGCACTGGGATGGAGAAGCGGAGGAGACGGGGACGTCGGAGGAGGAATTTTTGTCGCCGAGGGGGTCCTTGATCGAGAAAGAGAGCTATGGGCGTGCATCGAGCTCCTGGAGGACGATTTCTGCTGCGGCGGCCGAGGAATGTGGGTCTCGGAGCTCGTCCCGGAGTACTCCGCCGTATCCGTCGTCGAACTTGGACGCATCTCCTCGATCGTGGCCGGTGACTTCGTCGCCACGCGTTAGATCGAGCTCCGGACACTACGGCAGCAAATGTCGGTAG
- the LOC122053312 gene encoding uncharacterized protein LOC122053312: MADITLGGSASRYSHTHKAFLFCNYTLLGAATSCVFLTLSLRLLPSPCGLLLIALHALTAVAAASACATTPASTPRWHAAHLVSTVLAAIFQGAVSLLAFTRTSDFLAELNSYVREEDGEVILKMVGGLGLAVFCLEWVALAVAFVLRYRAYVEGGDARSSSRVGTTEEELKDWPWPFQV, translated from the coding sequence ATGGCCGACATCACCCTCGGCGGCAGCGCCTCCCGCTACAGCCACACCCACAAGGCTTTCCTCTTCTGCAACTACACCCTCCTCGGCGCCGCCACCAGCTGTGTCTTCCTCACCCTCTCCCTCCGCCTCCTCCCCTCCCCCTGCGGACTCCTCCTCATCGCCCTCCACGCCCTCACCGCCGTCGCCGCCGCCTCCGCCTGCGCCACCACCCCGGCCTCCACTCCCCGTTGGCACGCCGCCCACCTTGTCTCCACCGTCCTCGCCGCCATCTTCCAAGGCGCCGTCTCCCTCCTCGCTTTCACCCGCACCTCCGACTTTCTCGCCGAGCTCAACTCCTACGTCCGCGAGGAGGACGGCGAGGTCATCCTCAAGATGGTCGGCGGCCTCGGCCTCGCCGTCTTCTGCCTCGAGTGGGTGGCGCTCGCGGTCGCCTTTGTGCTGCGCTACCGCGCCTACGTGGAGGgaggcgacgcacggagcagctcCAGGGTGGGCACCACCGAAGAGGAGCTCAAAGACTGGCCATGGCCGTTCCAAGTATAA